The following proteins are co-located in the Triticum aestivum cultivar Chinese Spring chromosome 1A, IWGSC CS RefSeq v2.1, whole genome shotgun sequence genome:
- the LOC123124309 gene encoding protein XRI1 isoform X1, producing the protein MACSSGRCCLQLEWDPQLIRYFGGLGALGVAAGGNPDGHGAIEHELGLFFPKCMEWPGSSEPPREDVTEWSEEQLEELIRSFPILDEDLVGFDPTCIIEDTSTAADASFLWVDDLLAPSSASPVEPPTLPVAQPEQPPLSSPSCNRHGDQQRQITRANCSAKRSATQETEQDGRSGKRRRKSGLTVVRPFSVVKPGPRGVDGVETLADINERILTPSARPVRHPVGEYASAPRASAGGDRPAPSGKAVTGFTRLHTAGKGTITVIRSSG; encoded by the exons ATGGCCTGCAGCAGCGGCAGGTGTTGCCTTCAGCTCGAGTGGGATCCGCAGCTGATCAGGTACTTCGGTGGTCTAGGCGCGCTGGGCGTCGCCGCCGGCGGTAATCCCGACGGTCATGGTGCCATCGAGCACGAGCTCGGGCTCTTCTTCCCCAAGT GCATGGAGTGGCCGGGTTCTTCAGAGCCGCCGCGGGAGGATGTGACGGAGTGGTCCGAGGAGCAGTTGGAGGAACTGATCCGA AGTTTCCCGATCCTAGACGAGGATCTGGTAGGCTTCGATCCCACCTGCATTATCGAGGATACAAGCACTGCTGCTGATGCTTCTTTCCTGT GGGTTGATGATCTCCTGGCCCCGAGCTCTGCCTCGCCGGTGGAGCCGCCCACATTGCCGGTGGCGCAGCCGGAGCAGCCTCCCCTCAGCTCGCCATCGTGCAATCGCCACGGCGACCAGCAGCGCCAGATCACTCGCGCCAACTGTTCGGCCAAACGCTCGGCGACACAAGAAA CAGAGCAGGATGGAAGGAGCGGCAAGAGGCGCAGGAAGTCAGGGCTGACGGTGGTGCGGCCGTTCTCGGTGGTGAAGCCCGGCCCCCGCGGGGTGGACGGCGTCGAGACGCTGGCCGACATCAACGAGCGGATCCTGACGCCGTCGGCGAGGCCCGTCCGGCACCCCGTGGGGGAGTACGCGAGCGCCCCGCGGGCATCCGCGGGCGGCGACCGGCCGGCCCCGTCCGGCAAGGCAGTCACCGGTTTCACCAGGCTGCACACCGCCGGGAAGGGCACGATCACCGTCATAAGGTCATCCGGATAA
- the LOC123124309 gene encoding protein XRI1 isoform X2, which translates to MACSSGRCCLQLEWDPQLIRYFGGLGALGVAAGGNPDGHGAIEHELGLFFPKCMEWPGSSEPPREDVTEWSEEQLEELIRSFPILDEDLVGFDPTCIIEDTSTAADASFLWVDDLLAPSSASPVEPPTLPVAQPEQPPLSSPSCNRHGDQQRQITRANCSAKRSATQEKQDGRSGKRRRKSGLTVVRPFSVVKPGPRGVDGVETLADINERILTPSARPVRHPVGEYASAPRASAGGDRPAPSGKAVTGFTRLHTAGKGTITVIRSSG; encoded by the exons ATGGCCTGCAGCAGCGGCAGGTGTTGCCTTCAGCTCGAGTGGGATCCGCAGCTGATCAGGTACTTCGGTGGTCTAGGCGCGCTGGGCGTCGCCGCCGGCGGTAATCCCGACGGTCATGGTGCCATCGAGCACGAGCTCGGGCTCTTCTTCCCCAAGT GCATGGAGTGGCCGGGTTCTTCAGAGCCGCCGCGGGAGGATGTGACGGAGTGGTCCGAGGAGCAGTTGGAGGAACTGATCCGA AGTTTCCCGATCCTAGACGAGGATCTGGTAGGCTTCGATCCCACCTGCATTATCGAGGATACAAGCACTGCTGCTGATGCTTCTTTCCTGT GGGTTGATGATCTCCTGGCCCCGAGCTCTGCCTCGCCGGTGGAGCCGCCCACATTGCCGGTGGCGCAGCCGGAGCAGCCTCCCCTCAGCTCGCCATCGTGCAATCGCCACGGCGACCAGCAGCGCCAGATCACTCGCGCCAACTGTTCGGCCAAACGCTCGGCGACACAAGAAA AGCAGGATGGAAGGAGCGGCAAGAGGCGCAGGAAGTCAGGGCTGACGGTGGTGCGGCCGTTCTCGGTGGTGAAGCCCGGCCCCCGCGGGGTGGACGGCGTCGAGACGCTGGCCGACATCAACGAGCGGATCCTGACGCCGTCGGCGAGGCCCGTCCGGCACCCCGTGGGGGAGTACGCGAGCGCCCCGCGGGCATCCGCGGGCGGCGACCGGCCGGCCCCGTCCGGCAAGGCAGTCACCGGTTTCACCAGGCTGCACACCGCCGGGAAGGGCACGATCACCGTCATAAGGTCATCCGGATAA